One window of the Herbiconiux sp. L3-i23 genome contains the following:
- a CDS encoding SDR family NAD(P)-dependent oxidoreductase translates to MTETLIINVSSTAGLQGFAAEPAYVASKWGVRGLTKAAALEFAPLGIRVVSVHPGVVETPMTAQVQEESYNQQPIPRMGKQSEVTALMIFLAAEATYSTGSEWVIDGGAVLGPVVPVPMED, encoded by the coding sequence TTGACTGAGACGCTAATCATCAACGTGTCGTCGACCGCGGGCCTGCAGGGCTTCGCCGCCGAGCCGGCCTATGTCGCGTCGAAGTGGGGTGTCCGCGGACTGACGAAGGCAGCCGCGCTCGAGTTCGCGCCGCTCGGCATCCGCGTCGTGTCGGTTCACCCGGGCGTCGTCGAGACGCCGATGACCGCGCAGGTGCAGGAAGAGTCGTACAACCAGCAGCCGATCCCCCGCATGGGCAAGCAGAGCGAGGTGACGGCGCTGATGATCTTCCTCGCCGCCGAGGCCACCTACAGCACCGGCTCCGAGTGGGTCATCGACGGTGGCGCCGTGCTCGGCCCCGTCGTGCCGGTGCCGATGGAGGACTGA
- a CDS encoding metalloregulator ArsR/SmtB family transcription factor: MVVRQQIELSDDDVDRMFRALADATRRDIVRRTLRAEATVSELATSYAMSFAAVQKHVAVLEEAGLVTKQPRGRERIVRGNPDAIRRAQAALDQFESIWRARIDRLDALLEEDTPTKSD, from the coding sequence ATGGTTGTACGACAGCAGATCGAACTCAGCGACGACGACGTGGATCGCATGTTCCGCGCCCTCGCCGACGCCACCCGGCGTGACATCGTCCGACGCACACTCCGTGCCGAGGCGACGGTCTCCGAGCTCGCCACCTCGTACGCCATGTCGTTCGCGGCCGTGCAGAAGCACGTCGCCGTATTGGAGGAGGCGGGTCTGGTGACCAAGCAACCTCGTGGACGTGAGCGCATCGTGCGCGGCAACCCGGACGCGATCCGGCGCGCGCAGGCGGCACTCGACCAGTTCGAATCCATCTGGCGGGCGCGCATCGATCGACTCGACGCGCTGCTCGAAGAAGACACCCCCACGAAATCCGACTGA
- a CDS encoding helix-turn-helix transcriptional regulator, with protein MDREQLADFLRRRREALQPEDVGLGRGARRRTAGLRREEVAALSDMSVDYYSRLEQQRGPQPSEQMLSAISRGLRLSLEERDHLFRLAGQNAPARGPRSDHVSPGLMRILDRLADTPAQVMNDLGETLIQTAAARALFGDETRHEGFRRSVGYRWFVDPDARAAYPVEDQAALSRGFTAGLRSIAAQHGRGSRAAAMAEDLLERSPEFAELWAAHEINAVHAREKRVMHPEVGVIEVQCQVLLDEEQGHSLLVFTATPGTESYEKLQLLSVIGEQRMGSVG; from the coding sequence ATGGATCGTGAACAGCTCGCCGACTTCTTGCGGCGCCGACGCGAAGCGCTGCAGCCCGAAGATGTGGGGCTGGGGCGGGGCGCTCGCCGCCGCACCGCCGGGCTGCGACGCGAAGAGGTCGCGGCGCTCAGCGACATGTCGGTCGACTACTACAGCCGGCTCGAGCAGCAGCGCGGGCCGCAGCCGTCGGAGCAGATGCTCTCCGCGATCTCGCGGGGGCTGCGGCTCAGCCTCGAAGAACGCGACCACCTGTTCCGCCTCGCCGGGCAGAACGCGCCCGCCCGCGGTCCGCGCAGCGACCACGTCTCACCCGGCCTGATGCGCATCCTCGACCGGCTCGCCGACACTCCCGCCCAGGTCATGAACGACCTCGGCGAGACGCTCATCCAGACCGCCGCAGCGCGGGCGCTGTTCGGCGACGAGACCCGGCACGAGGGGTTCCGACGCAGCGTCGGATACCGGTGGTTCGTCGACCCCGACGCGCGCGCGGCGTATCCGGTGGAGGATCAGGCCGCCCTGTCACGTGGGTTCACCGCCGGGCTCCGGTCCATCGCGGCCCAGCACGGACGCGGATCCCGCGCCGCCGCCATGGCCGAGGACCTCCTGGAGCGCAGTCCCGAATTCGCCGAGCTGTGGGCGGCGCACGAGATCAACGCGGTGCATGCGCGGGAGAAGCGGGTGATGCATCCCGAGGTCGGGGTCATCGAAGTGCAATGCCAGGTGCTGCTCGACGAGGAGCAGGGGCACTCGCTGCTCGTGTTCACCGCGACGCCCGGCACCGAGAGCTACGAGAAGCTGCAGCTGCTGTCCGTCATCGGCGAGCAGCGCATGGGGTCCGTGGGCTGA
- a CDS encoding DUF6157 family protein has translation MAALQYELIAAHPYEFTSDDVLFEVYATRQQIADADKPAAREAFFAKDQACFRSSPLGKRYGWGTHHDAEGRLALVALGSERYAELVADDGIKQLKAMRSKRA, from the coding sequence GTGGCAGCACTTCAATACGAGCTCATCGCCGCGCATCCCTACGAGTTCACCTCCGACGATGTTCTGTTCGAGGTGTATGCCACCCGCCAACAGATCGCGGATGCCGACAAGCCCGCCGCGCGAGAAGCGTTCTTCGCGAAGGATCAGGCCTGCTTCCGTTCGTCGCCGCTCGGCAAGCGGTACGGGTGGGGCACACACCACGATGCGGAAGGCCGGCTCGCGCTCGTCGCGCTCGGGTCGGAGCGGTACGCCGAGTTGGTGGCGGACGACGGGATCAAGCAGCTGAAGGCGATGCGGTCGAAGCGGGCCTAG
- a CDS encoding transporter, with amino-acid sequence MVAHLLSLRYRLMWNGMRRSTLILISTLLGALWGLFVLVGLVIGLFALSFTDPQTIWMVATLVGAVTVLGWVIVPLLLRAMDQSLSVEKFRTFPIQPRRLVVALLAVALLSVPAIVTAVAALGTTLSWVREPTALIAAPFAGALGVLICVTASKAFESVGASLSSGRRYREVMGVIVFVPLILIGPIIGLVGSSVESIAGDLPRIASIVSWTPLGAPWSIPGDIALGRPLEALAKLAIALVTLAVLVLLWSRSLAVLLVASPRAGSGSSKSKGLGPFNWFPGTPTGAVAARTSVYWMRDPRYGGSLVVLPALAILAVFLAFTGSDWFLLGLGPIFAAILSITLCAEVSYDGTAFASHLSSRLSGRADRAGRVWTFAIISVPLVLVATIVPLIALDRAADIPALLGIALGVLLTGFGVSSVASARFLMPVPAAGDSPFKSPSGSSFAGQLQMFVTWAIVFALAIPELVLGAIGLITGQVLFGVLTLAVGVVLGVVLMIVGIRQGGALLDRRGPELLTALRRAKGA; translated from the coding sequence ATGGTTGCACACCTCCTGAGCCTGCGTTACCGCTTGATGTGGAACGGGATGCGCCGCAGCACCCTGATCCTCATCTCGACCCTGCTCGGTGCGTTGTGGGGTCTGTTCGTGCTCGTCGGCCTGGTCATCGGCCTTTTCGCGCTGTCGTTCACCGACCCGCAGACCATCTGGATGGTTGCCACCCTCGTCGGCGCGGTGACCGTGCTCGGCTGGGTGATCGTGCCGCTTCTACTGCGTGCGATGGACCAGTCGCTCAGCGTCGAGAAATTCCGCACCTTCCCGATCCAGCCGCGCCGCCTCGTCGTCGCGCTGCTGGCCGTGGCGCTGCTCAGCGTCCCGGCGATCGTGACCGCCGTGGCGGCGCTCGGCACGACCCTTAGCTGGGTGCGGGAGCCGACCGCACTGATCGCGGCGCCGTTCGCCGGTGCCCTCGGTGTGCTGATCTGCGTCACCGCGTCGAAGGCGTTCGAGTCGGTGGGCGCGTCGCTGTCGTCGGGACGCCGTTACCGCGAGGTGATGGGCGTGATCGTCTTCGTGCCGCTCATCCTGATCGGCCCGATCATCGGCCTGGTCGGTTCGTCGGTGGAGTCGATCGCCGGCGACCTGCCGCGCATTGCGTCGATTGTGTCGTGGACGCCGCTCGGCGCTCCGTGGTCGATCCCGGGCGACATTGCGCTCGGCCGCCCGCTCGAGGCGCTGGCGAAGCTCGCGATCGCGCTCGTCACGCTGGCGGTGCTGGTCCTGCTGTGGAGCCGCAGCCTCGCCGTGCTGCTGGTGGCGTCGCCGCGCGCCGGTTCAGGGTCGTCGAAGTCGAAGGGCCTCGGACCGTTCAACTGGTTCCCCGGCACCCCGACGGGCGCGGTCGCCGCCCGCACCTCCGTCTACTGGATGCGCGACCCCCGCTACGGCGGATCCCTCGTCGTCCTACCCGCACTCGCCATCCTGGCCGTGTTCCTAGCCTTCACGGGCTCGGACTGGTTCCTGCTGGGCCTCGGCCCGATCTTCGCGGCGATCCTGTCGATCACGTTGTGCGCGGAGGTGTCGTACGACGGCACCGCGTTCGCCTCGCACTTGTCGTCGCGCCTGAGCGGCCGCGCAGACCGGGCGGGTCGGGTGTGGACATTCGCGATCATCTCGGTGCCGCTCGTGCTGGTCGCAACCATCGTCCCGCTGATCGCGCTCGATCGCGCCGCGGACATCCCCGCGCTGCTGGGCATCGCCCTGGGCGTCCTGCTGACAGGCTTCGGTGTCTCGAGCGTCGCATCGGCCCGGTTCTTGATGCCGGTGCCGGCGGCGGGGGACAGCCCTTTCAAGTCTCCGTCGGGCAGCTCCTTTGCGGGCCAGCTGCAGATGTTCGTGACCTGGGCGATCGTGTTCGCGCTGGCGATCCCCGAGCTAGTGCTCGGGGCGATCGGGCTGATCACGGGACAGGTGCTCTTCGGTGTCCTTACGCTGGCCGTCGGCGTAGTGCTCGGGGTGGTGCTGATGATCGTCGGCATCCGCCAGGGCGGTGCGCTGCTTGACCGCCGCGGGCCGGAGCTGCTGACCGCACTGCGGCGCGCGAAGGGTGCCTGA
- a CDS encoding thermonuclease family protein, with protein MVERVVDGDTVIVTFDGGSQRVRILNVDAPESVKPDSPVECLGPEASAFTSQLLPSGTSVRLAFDVEPTGRYDRLLAAVYLEDGRSVGTELARAGLAEPVQYGDNFRFLAEIEAASAEARAAGVGLFASDLACAQ; from the coding sequence GTGGTCGAGCGGGTCGTCGATGGCGACACCGTGATCGTCACGTTCGACGGCGGGAGTCAGCGGGTGCGCATCCTCAATGTCGACGCCCCCGAGAGCGTCAAGCCGGACTCGCCGGTCGAGTGCCTGGGGCCCGAAGCGTCGGCGTTCACGTCGCAGCTGCTCCCGTCGGGGACGTCCGTGCGGCTCGCCTTCGATGTCGAGCCGACCGGCCGGTACGACCGGCTGCTCGCCGCGGTCTACCTCGAGGACGGACGTAGCGTCGGCACCGAGCTCGCGCGGGCCGGGCTCGCCGAGCCGGTGCAGTACGGCGACAACTTCCGGTTCCTCGCTGAGATCGAAGCGGCGTCCGCCGAGGCCCGCGCAGCCGGCGTCGGCTTGTTCGCGTCCGACCTCGCCTGCGCCCAGTAG
- a CDS encoding GlsB/YeaQ/YmgE family stress response membrane protein, translated as MLGLIISIIVIGLIAGALARLIVPGKQNVGIVATILLGIVGSFIGGFLGFLLFGQDAQDGFLQPAGIIGSIIGAIIALLIWIAVTRRSAARR; from the coding sequence ATGCTCGGTCTCATCATCAGCATCATCGTCATCGGCCTGATCGCGGGCGCTCTCGCCCGACTGATCGTGCCGGGCAAGCAAAACGTCGGAATCGTCGCGACGATCCTGCTCGGCATCGTCGGGTCGTTCATTGGAGGCTTCCTCGGCTTCCTGCTCTTCGGCCAGGACGCGCAGGACGGCTTCCTCCAGCCCGCGGGCATCATCGGCTCGATCATCGGCGCCATCATCGCCCTGCTGATCTGGATCGCGGTCACCCGCCGCAGCGCCGCCCGCCGCTGA
- a CDS encoding SDR family oxidoreductase: MPKNIDITVLNLSGKLAIVTGASDGIGLRVASRLARAGADVLMPVRNEKKGQDAARRIRDDVAGARIEVRTMDLSSLASVRGFADELLRDGRPVDILINNAGVMTPPTRQVTVDGFELQFATNHLGHFALVGSLLPLLKAGRAHVTSQVSIAANTGAINWDDINWQNSYNAGRAYGSSKIAFGLFAAELDRLSAAGGWGIRSNLSHPGVSPTNLLAAQPQMGRPSVTTEWRVISWLSRHRILLGTPESAALPAVLAATSPDAKGGQLYGPRGLGHLGGAPAEQAMYSRLRSEADARRVWQLSERLSGVVVAS; the protein is encoded by the coding sequence ATGCCGAAGAACATCGACATCACCGTTCTCAACCTCAGCGGAAAGCTCGCGATCGTCACCGGCGCCAGCGACGGCATCGGGCTGCGCGTCGCCTCGCGACTCGCGCGCGCCGGTGCCGACGTGCTCATGCCCGTCCGCAACGAGAAGAAGGGGCAGGATGCTGCCCGCCGCATCCGCGACGACGTCGCCGGCGCGAGGATCGAGGTTCGCACGATGGACCTGTCGTCGCTCGCGTCGGTCCGCGGTTTCGCCGACGAACTCCTCCGCGACGGGCGACCGGTCGACATCCTCATCAACAACGCCGGAGTGATGACCCCGCCGACGCGGCAGGTGACCGTCGACGGGTTCGAGCTGCAGTTCGCCACCAACCATCTCGGACACTTCGCGCTCGTCGGCTCACTGCTGCCGCTGCTCAAGGCGGGCCGCGCCCACGTCACGAGCCAGGTGAGCATCGCCGCCAACACGGGCGCCATCAACTGGGACGACATCAACTGGCAGAACAGCTACAACGCGGGGCGTGCGTACGGCTCGTCGAAGATCGCCTTCGGCCTCTTCGCTGCAGAACTCGATCGGCTCAGCGCGGCGGGCGGGTGGGGCATCCGCAGCAACCTCTCGCACCCGGGCGTCTCCCCCACCAACCTGCTCGCCGCGCAACCGCAGATGGGACGCCCGAGCGTCACCACAGAGTGGAGAGTGATCAGCTGGCTCTCGCGCCACCGCATCCTGCTCGGCACCCCCGAATCGGCCGCGCTGCCCGCCGTACTCGCCGCGACAAGCCCCGACGCCAAGGGCGGACAGCTCTACGGGCCGCGCGGTCTGGGGCACCTCGGCGGCGCTCCCGCCGAGCAGGCGATGTACTCGCGGCTGCGCAGCGAGGCGGATGCGCGCCGCGTCTGGCAGCTTTCCGAACGGCTCTCCGGCGTGGTCGTCGCCTCGTGA
- a CDS encoding carboxylesterase/lipase family protein, translated as MTDAITSPAGLTPDEGERVEAAASAGTFIGRRDGSVAVWKGIRYAEAPVGPLRWRAPRPAPAAAEPVTALAFGNASPQELVPEMHLGEGVALSEDCLFLNVWSPSASLPSNSDPAPARPVMVWIHGGAYTYGAASQPVYDGAALASIGDVVIVTVNYRLGALGYLDLTSFATDTEQFDSNLALRDVLLALEWVRDNIAAFGGDPDAVTVFGESAGAGMITALLATPSAEGLFHRAIAESSPASSMYGPARSKLVAEHFLAEARMGEGPIGEVRSMPVSAIVEAATRVYSSVPSESPGLLAFAPVVDGDLLPEHPITVLHQGRGLPVPLIIGTNHDEATLFKFMKSPLMPITPAAITTMMQRLASENPDAVLPSREQLLGAYEGVRSRAVGLGIARDIGFRMPTVWLVEGHSTIAPTYLYRFDWATPMLRLIGMAAAHATELPYVWGNLDSNRRDYTFALGGRRTGEEISDRMTQWWTSFAATGTPGSEWPSYDADRASLVIDRTDRVEHDLDAGLRKGWGDAVLSFT; from the coding sequence ATGACCGATGCCATCACGTCACCCGCGGGTCTCACCCCCGACGAGGGCGAGCGGGTCGAGGCGGCGGCGTCGGCGGGCACCTTCATCGGTCGCCGCGACGGCAGCGTCGCCGTGTGGAAGGGCATCCGCTACGCCGAAGCCCCGGTCGGACCGCTGCGGTGGCGAGCCCCGCGTCCGGCTCCGGCAGCCGCCGAACCGGTCACGGCTTTGGCTTTCGGCAACGCGTCGCCGCAGGAGCTCGTGCCCGAGATGCACCTCGGCGAGGGCGTCGCGCTCAGCGAGGACTGCCTCTTTCTCAACGTGTGGAGCCCATCCGCATCACTGCCGAGCAACTCCGACCCGGCGCCCGCACGCCCGGTGATGGTGTGGATCCATGGCGGCGCCTACACCTACGGCGCGGCGAGCCAGCCCGTCTACGACGGCGCTGCCCTCGCCTCCATCGGCGATGTCGTCATCGTGACCGTGAACTACCGGCTCGGCGCGCTCGGCTACCTCGACCTCACTTCCTTCGCCACCGACACCGAGCAGTTCGACTCGAATCTCGCGCTGCGCGACGTGCTGCTCGCACTCGAGTGGGTGCGCGACAACATCGCGGCCTTCGGCGGCGACCCCGACGCGGTCACCGTATTCGGCGAGAGCGCCGGCGCCGGCATGATCACCGCCCTGCTCGCGACCCCCAGCGCCGAGGGCCTGTTTCACCGGGCGATCGCCGAGAGCTCGCCCGCGTCGTCGATGTACGGGCCTGCCCGCTCGAAGCTCGTCGCCGAGCATTTCCTCGCCGAGGCGCGGATGGGTGAGGGCCCGATCGGTGAGGTGCGGTCGATGCCCGTGTCGGCGATCGTCGAGGCCGCGACCCGGGTGTACAGCTCGGTGCCGAGCGAGTCGCCGGGCCTGCTCGCCTTCGCGCCCGTGGTCGACGGCGACCTGCTTCCCGAACATCCCATCACGGTGCTGCATCAGGGGCGCGGCCTGCCGGTGCCGCTGATCATCGGCACGAATCACGATGAGGCGACGCTGTTCAAGTTCATGAAGTCGCCGCTGATGCCGATCACCCCGGCGGCGATCACGACGATGATGCAGCGGCTCGCGTCCGAAAACCCTGATGCGGTGCTGCCGTCGCGCGAGCAGCTGCTCGGCGCGTACGAGGGGGTGCGGTCGCGGGCGGTCGGGCTCGGAATCGCGCGGGACATCGGATTCCGGATGCCGACCGTCTGGCTCGTCGAGGGCCACTCGACCATCGCGCCGACCTACCTGTACCGGTTCGACTGGGCGACACCGATGCTGCGCCTGATCGGCATGGCGGCGGCGCACGCGACCGAGTTGCCGTACGTCTGGGGCAACCTCGACTCCAATCGCCGCGACTACACGTTCGCGCTCGGCGGCCGCCGCACGGGCGAGGAGATCTCGGACCGGATGACCCAGTGGTGGACCTCCTTCGCCGCGACCGGCACCCCGGGATCGGAGTGGCCGTCGTACGACGCCGACCGGGCGAGCCTCGTGATCGACCGCACCGACCGCGTGGAGCACGACCTCGACGCGGGCCTGCGCAAGGGCTGGGGCGACGCGGTCCTCAGCTTCACCTGA
- a CDS encoding ABC transporter ATP-binding protein, which produces MANETAAPAVPSPEPVAPGGAPALRISGLRKSFGQKVAVDTLDLTVPTGSFYGLVGPNGAGKTTTLSMATGLLRPDAGTIEVLGTDVWRDTVKAKSLVGVLSDGIAMFDRLTGEQLVTYHGLLNGMDKPTVAERVSDLLDLLDLKSAGGTLVVDYSAGMQKKIALACALVHAPRLLVLDEPFESVDPVSAANIRDILAGYVRGGGTVIVSSHSMDLVQRMCDHVAVIGAGRLLAAGTVDEVRGGSTLEDRFVELVGGRQHSEGPAWLHTS; this is translated from the coding sequence ATGGCCAACGAAACCGCAGCACCTGCCGTCCCGTCGCCTGAACCCGTCGCCCCCGGCGGCGCACCAGCCTTACGCATCTCCGGCTTACGCAAGTCGTTCGGTCAGAAGGTCGCGGTCGATACCCTCGACCTCACCGTCCCGACCGGCTCCTTCTACGGTCTCGTCGGCCCGAACGGCGCCGGCAAGACGACGACCCTGTCGATGGCGACCGGGCTCCTCCGCCCCGACGCCGGCACGATCGAGGTGCTCGGCACCGACGTGTGGCGCGACACCGTCAAGGCGAAGTCGCTCGTTGGCGTGCTGAGCGACGGCATCGCGATGTTCGACCGGCTCACCGGCGAACAGCTCGTCACCTACCACGGCCTCCTCAACGGCATGGACAAGCCGACCGTCGCCGAACGCGTCTCCGACCTGCTCGACCTGCTCGACCTGAAGTCCGCGGGCGGCACCCTCGTCGTCGACTACTCGGCCGGTATGCAGAAGAAGATCGCGCTCGCCTGCGCCCTCGTCCATGCTCCGCGTCTGCTGGTGCTGGATGAGCCGTTCGAGTCGGTGGATCCGGTGTCGGCGGCGAACATCCGCGACATCCTCGCCGGATACGTCCGCGGCGGCGGAACCGTCATCGTGTCCAGCCACTCGATGGATCTCGTGCAGCGCATGTGCGACCACGTCGCCGTGATCGGCGCCGGCCGGCTGCTCGCCGCGGGCACCGTCGATGAGGTGCGCGGCGGATCTACCCTCGAAGACCGTTTCGTCGAGCTCGTCGGCGGACGCCAGCACTCGGAGGGCCCGGCATGGTTGCACACCTCCTGA
- a CDS encoding response regulator transcription factor, producing MNGSDAITVALVDDYDVVLMGLARMFDDYRDRVLVAEINANTDTNDRVDIVLYDSFAQPESDHDQIAELVKNPSADKVVVYTWNFQPSLVQSARDHGVDGYLSKTLGAGELVEALERIHAGEVLFMEEPRRARSAPGLDWPGKREGITDRESEILALITQGKSNAEVAQLTYLSPNTVKSYIRSTYRKIGVESRTQAVLWGVDHGFTPDHHRIDHWRGGP from the coding sequence ATGAACGGCTCCGACGCGATCACGGTCGCCCTCGTCGACGACTACGACGTCGTGCTCATGGGGCTGGCCCGGATGTTCGACGACTACCGCGACCGCGTGCTCGTCGCCGAGATCAACGCGAACACCGACACCAACGACCGGGTCGACATCGTGCTCTACGACTCGTTCGCGCAGCCCGAATCGGATCACGACCAGATCGCCGAGCTGGTGAAGAATCCGAGTGCCGACAAAGTCGTCGTCTACACCTGGAACTTCCAGCCCTCGCTCGTGCAGAGCGCCCGCGACCACGGCGTCGACGGGTACCTGTCGAAGACACTCGGCGCAGGCGAGCTCGTCGAGGCGCTCGAGCGCATCCACGCCGGCGAGGTCCTCTTTATGGAGGAGCCACGTCGGGCACGGAGTGCGCCGGGACTCGATTGGCCGGGCAAGCGCGAGGGGATCACGGATCGGGAATCCGAGATCCTGGCGCTGATCACGCAGGGCAAGAGCAACGCCGAGGTCGCCCAGCTCACCTACTTGAGCCCGAACACGGTGAAGTCGTACATCCGCAGCACCTACCGCAAGATCGGTGTCGAGAGTCGTACCCAAGCGGTGCTCTGGGGTGTGGATCATGGGTTCACGCCTGATCACCATCGGATCGATCACTGGCGGGGTGGGCCGTAG
- a CDS encoding SRPBCC family protein, with translation MPVTSVEKDLDALTLTIVADFAAPVQRVWDAYTDPRQIERFWGPPTYPATFTRHDVAVGGRSIYAMTGTENGDSHGGYWEWTAVDAPNSFVVNDGFLAEDGTATTGLPVTRMYFTFAPTDSGTRVTTVSSYDSLEGLEQVLAMGMEEGLRQSMAQIDDVLADLSSFAADHAAESQILSDTKVRVSRVIRGSVAQVWQAHNDADLMKQWLLGPDGWTMPVCEIATNVGDTYRYEWEQDGGEGRFGFTGELLESDAPYRAVTTESMIGMEGPGTTNEMTLTPVEGGTLLTILITYPSAEVRDMVLNTGMVGGMEASYARLESVIASDARELADA, from the coding sequence ATGCCCGTCACTTCTGTCGAGAAGGATCTCGACGCACTGACCCTGACGATCGTCGCCGACTTCGCCGCCCCGGTGCAGCGAGTGTGGGACGCCTACACCGACCCGCGCCAGATCGAACGCTTCTGGGGTCCGCCCACCTATCCCGCCACCTTCACCCGCCATGATGTCGCGGTCGGCGGCCGCAGCATCTACGCGATGACCGGCACCGAGAACGGCGACTCGCACGGCGGCTACTGGGAGTGGACCGCCGTCGACGCCCCGAACTCGTTCGTCGTGAACGACGGCTTCCTCGCCGAGGATGGCACCGCGACCACCGGGCTCCCGGTCACGCGGATGTACTTCACCTTCGCTCCCACCGACTCCGGCACCCGAGTAACCACGGTCTCCTCCTACGACTCGCTCGAGGGGCTCGAGCAGGTTCTCGCGATGGGCATGGAGGAAGGCCTTCGTCAGTCGATGGCGCAGATCGACGACGTGCTCGCCGACCTCTCGTCGTTCGCGGCGGACCACGCAGCCGAGTCGCAGATCCTCAGCGACACAAAGGTGCGCGTCTCTCGCGTCATTCGTGGGTCGGTGGCGCAGGTGTGGCAGGCGCACAACGATGCCGACCTGATGAAGCAGTGGCTGCTCGGCCCCGACGGCTGGACGATGCCCGTCTGCGAGATTGCAACGAACGTGGGCGACACCTACCGCTACGAGTGGGAGCAGGACGGGGGAGAGGGCCGCTTCGGCTTCACCGGCGAGCTCCTCGAGAGCGACGCGCCCTACCGCGCGGTCACGACGGAGTCGATGATCGGCATGGAGGGCCCGGGCACCACCAACGAGATGACCCTCACTCCGGTGGAGGGTGGCACGCTGCTCACGATCCTGATCACCTACCCGAGCGCCGAGGTCCGCGACATGGTGCTCAACACGGGAATGGTCGGCGGCATGGAGGCCAGCTACGCCCGCCTCGAGTCGGTCATCGCCTCCGACGCCCGGGAGCTCGCCGACGCCTAG